A part of Arachis hypogaea cultivar Tifrunner chromosome 12, arahy.Tifrunner.gnm2.J5K5, whole genome shotgun sequence genomic DNA contains:
- the LOC112727063 gene encoding uncharacterized protein: MEAIEISSSLNEGVKTVENKEELKSKEVDVPGETIFNKENKGEKYDALNSQIIKMQEVVTNLQNMASVNQSMMPMMPYFHPMPSQFYNHLGGFNPSSPPYPSLSMPMTMSPYASPFENLSSEQAMTDTIIKKLATPPVKKPSFDRKKSFLGVKKTNPKISRAQSSKKLHGKQFCVSETPSTDVVKSLLSNASPTGYHINQRMPGFTKLQPRNLGVEAPFWLPVLFAPPTTMELDDTEIMVATYIFGTNKDNEFGRQEILAKGCKFDATRDSFFNLIPKGWIDQTILDVYAHMLNDEEKTTSGVLRHWYMPTVFSQMALSGTIPSSQVREDYKEAFMGKVEVLRKIYVPVNEDNLHWYLVIFDMNQCQVILLDSNPDPKKKASKIFSIKQLALYLEGMLQHDSFYDFESTIRPKVSEFPILEALGIGRQRNDSFDCGIWVATWMKNCIWIDDYNIYVDDATRMRIAIDLIMKSYNLKKNTIIKAAKKNYKKFEEKNKNLVKK, encoded by the exons ATGGAGGCCATCGAAATTTCGTCTAG TCTCAATGAGGGCGTCAAGACGGTAGAAAATAAGGAGGAATTAAAATCTAAAGAAGTGGATGTGCCAGGTGAAACCATCTTTAACAAG GAGAATAAAGGTGAAAAATATGATGCGCTCAACTCACAAATCATAAAGATGCAAGAAGTTGTCACTAACTTGCAAAACATGGCCTCTGTCAATCAATCTATGATGCCAATGATGCCTTACTTTCACCCCATGCCGTCACAATTTTATAATCATTTGGGAGGATTTAACCCAAGCTCACCTCCTTATCCATCGCTTTCAATGCCAATGACCATGTCTCCATATGCAAGTCCCTTTGAAAACCTTTCTTCTGAGCAAGCCATGACAGACACGATAATAAAAAAGTTGGCCACTCCCCCGGTTAAAAAACCTTCTTTTGACAGAAAAAAATCTTTTCTCGGTGTGAAGAAGACTAATCCTAAAATTTCTAGAGCCCAGTCATCGAAAAAATTACATGGTAAACAATTTTGTGTCTCAGAGACTCCATCAACTGATGTTGTCAAATCATTGCTGAGTAACGCATCTCCTACTGGTTATCATATAAATCAGAGGATGCCAGGGTTTACAAAACTCCAACCGAGAAATCTTGGGGTTGAAGCTCCATTT tGGCTACCAGTATTGTTTGCACCGCCAACTACCATGGAATTAGATGACACTGAAATCATGGTTGCAACCTACATATTTGGAACAAATAAAGATAATGAGTTTGGGAg GCAAGAGATATTAGCAAAAGGATGCAAATTTGATGCAACCAGAGATTCTTTTTTTAACTTAATTCCAAAGGGTTGGATTGACCAAACT ATACTGGACGTATATGCTCATATGCTAAATGATGAGGAGAAGACTACTTCCGGAGTTTTAAGACATTGGTATATGCCCACAGTCTTTTCG CAAATGGCATTGTCGGGAACTATCCCAAGTAGTCAAGTTCGAGAGGATTATAAAGAGGCATTTATGGGCAaagtggaagtccttagaaag ATTTATGTGCCTGTTAATGAAGATAATCTTCATTGGTATCTTGTTATCTTCGACATGAATCAGTGTCAAGTAATTTTGTTGGATTCCAACCCAGATCCTAAGAAGAAAGCAAGTAAAATATTCAGCATTAAGCAATTG GCTTTGTACCTTGAAGGGATGCTTCAACATGACTCTTTCTATGATTTTGAGAGTACAATTAGGCCTAAGGTGTCTGAGTTTCCCATTTTGGAAGCTCTCGGAATAGGAAGACAAAGAAATGACTC CTTTGATTGCGGTATTTGGGTAGCAACTTGGATGAAGAACTGCATTTGGATTGATGATTACAACATTTAT GTTGATGATGCAACTAGGATGCGCATTGCTATAGATTTGATCATGAAGTCATACAATCTGAaaaaaaacaccattatcaaggCAGCTAAGAAGAACTACAAAAAATTTGAGGAAAAGAAcaagaatttagttaaaaaataa
- the LOC112729798 gene encoding protein FAR1-RELATED SEQUENCE 5-like — MGSVHKNSTKSSVEFDDLSFEYSGSSEENDINISQKKGTIDEAMKMVDRGDGFGEVEKKLTELTRDDIWGIEHDSVEQCVQFYRNYAKVHGFVARCDEKGYDFNGNLNMRQMVCNREGTRRKKYLEMENRKRDHRPITRVMCQARIRFHYDMKLRKWKVTAFEETHNHDLIPPKYIQFVPAYRVMTEADKAQANSLHDYGVRTCHIMGFMLKQKGGPGKIGFTKKDLYNHFDKSKRAKVKDGDAYAALSYLISKADEDPLLQGKFTLKDNKLENLVWADGASIIDYQCFSDVLAFDTTYQKNKYNKPLVVFSGTNHHGQTCIFGCGLLADEKHETYVLVLKMFLEIMGNKYPTAVVTDGDLAMRGAIREVMPNATRVKLSKILSFFMD, encoded by the coding sequence ATGGGGAGCGTTCACAAAAATTCAACAAAGAGTTCTGttgaatttgatgatttgagttttgAGTATAGTGGTTCTAGTGAAGAAAATGATATAAATATATCTCAAAAGAAGGGTACAATTGATGAAGCTATGAAAATGGTCGATCGTGGAGATGGATTTGGTGAAGTTGAGAAGAAGTTAACTGAGTTGACCAGGGATGACATTTGGGGTATTGAGCATGATAGTGTAGAGCAGTGTGTTCAATTCTACAGAAATTATGCCAAAGTACATGGTTTTGTTGCAAGGTGTGATGAAAAGGGTTATGATTTCAACGGCAACCTTAACATGAGACAAATGGTTTGTAATAGAGAGGGTACACGGAGAAAGAAGTATCTGGAGATGGAGAATAGGAAAAGAGACCACAGGCCGATAACACGTGTAATGTGTCAAGCGAGAATTAGATTTCACTATGATATGAAATTGAGGAAGTGGAAAGTTACTGCATTTGAAGAGACTCACAATCATGACCTTATCCCACCTAAATATATACAATTTGTCCCCGCATATCGCGTAATGACCGAGGCCGACAAAGCGCAAGCCAACAGTCTACATGATTATGGTGTGAGAACTTGCCATATAATGGGGTTCATGTTAAAGCAAAAGGGAGGACCTGGAAAAATTGGTTTTACAAAGAAGGATTTGTATAATCATTTCGACAAATCAAAGCGTGCTAAAGTGAAAGATGGTGATGCATATGCAGCATTGAGTTACTTGATTTCTAAGGCCGATGAGGATCCATTGTTGCAAGGGAAATTTACTCTAAAAGATAATAAACTTGAAAATTTAGTATGGGCTGACGGAGCTAGCATAATCGATTATCAATGTTTTAGTGATGTACTAGCATTTGACACAACATACCAGAAGAATAAATATAACAAGCCATTGGTTGTCTTCTCAGGAACTAACCATCACGGGCAGACATGCATATTTGGTTGTGGCTTGCTAGCAGATGAGAAGCATGAGACATATGTATTAGTTTTGAAGATGTTTCTTGAAATAATGGGTAATAAATATCCAACAGCAGTGGTGACAGATGGTGATCTTGCAATGAGAGGAGCAATTAGAGAGGTGATGCCAAATGCAACGCGTGTGAAGCTATCAAAAATTCTGAGTTTCTTCATGGATTGA